The Tripterygium wilfordii isolate XIE 37 chromosome 4, ASM1340144v1, whole genome shotgun sequence genome has a window encoding:
- the LOC119997030 gene encoding uncharacterized protein LOC119997030 has product METDQSESHSPTSSLRNKLKSSLRLSSCFSNHHHHHQNGSQDDHEPFKSPGKATLTRTSSWRNKSRAHEIPEFKEKCVNFISRIGRHSHGHGRGYHRRRHSMSADFKYDATSYALNFDEGIDENSSDEYPLRNFSSRLPPSPTREIPCS; this is encoded by the coding sequence ATGGAGACTGATCAATCCGAATCTCATTCTCCAACATCGTCTCTCAGAAACAAGCTTAAATCCTCTCTCCGCCTCTCCTCTTGCTTCTccaatcaccaccaccaccaccagaatGGCAGCCAGGATGATCACGAGCCGTTTAAATCTCCCGGGAAGGCCACACTCACGCGAACCTCGTCCTGGCGGAATAAGTCCCGGGCCCACGAAATTCCTGAATTCAAAGAAAAGTGCGTGAACTTCATCTCTCGAATTGGTCGCCACAGCCATGGTCACGGCCGCGGATACCACCGGAGGCGTCACTCCATGTCCGCGGATTTCAAATACGATGCGACGAGTTACGCGCTCAATTTCGACGAAGGAATTGATGAGAATAGCTCCGACGAGTACCCCTTGCGGAATTTCTCCTCCAGGTTGCCTCCGTCTCCCACCAGAGAGATCCCGTGCAGTTGA
- the LOC119997391 gene encoding uncharacterized protein LOC119997391 isoform X2 — protein MGSGSSRLGSQPYPARVNRRNRSGIFSSLICGGSSSRGYQEMEVYPTEGLGNSEVHCYEVLNMIQNPRADSSSILGTVTGVTSSSSENGVPSDNETACGDALVENGFRNVEASNRGKNLSESKELVAPSLDAVGGIENSEGKSVSQIYPEVIHPTSSSEGHGSSCSGSSNGASVEDCVVQVTSSNSDSFPQIMDPPVAFHPQENESVREAIPSGLGYSGSNREQGQVDGSVLHVDVVSISSSVLSSSNTSRGNREPRRNSRRLFWDAVSRRSSRRYIGSPTILFSTDDSDDIGSRDRCLLDISNDFLEDGVGGDSAHLGSGNYNFHERRRHSRSEIWERINGDIDESGWRTTYCPSGLHAEGSCSCSSFLMTEEPRTRASISRIVMLAEALFEVLDEIHRQPLSLSLSMVSLPAPESVVDSFPLKNHKKPDVAGEEDAEQCYICLAEYEEGDKIRVLPCHHEYHMSCVDKWLKEIHGVCPLCRGDVRQSGHDCSVSNSGAASL, from the exons ATGGGTTCCGGTAGTAGTCGACTGGGATCGCAACCTTATCCGGCTCGGGTCAACCGAAGAAATCGGTCCGGtattttctcttctcttatCTGTGGCGGCTCGTCTTCTCGCGGTTATCAGGAG ATGGAGGTTTATCCAACTGAAGGCCTGGGGAATTCTGAAGTACATTGTTATGAAGTGCTCAATATGATCCAGAACCCTAGAGCAGACTCATCTTCTATATTGGGTACAGTAACTGGGGTTACTAGTTCCAGTTCTGAAAATGGAGTTCCATCTGACAACGAAACAGCTTGTGGAGATGCTCTGGTTGAAAATGGTTTTAGAAATGTTGAAGCGAGTAACCGAGGAAAGAACCTGTCTGAAAGTAAGGAATTAGTTGCTCCTAGCCTG GATGCAGTTGGTGGCATTGAAAATTCAGAGGGCAAGAGTGTATCTCAGATCTATCCTGAGGTTATTCATCCGACTAGTTCTTCTGAAGGGCATGGCAGCTCATGTTCTGGATCTTCTAATGGGGCATCTGTTGAGGATTGCGTGGTACAGGTGACGAGTTCTAACTCTGATTCttttcctcaaattatggatccGCCAGTTGCTTTCCACCCGCAAGAAAATGAATCTGTTAGGGAGGCAATACCTTCAGGTCTAGGATACAGTGGCTCTAACAGGGAACAAGGTCAGGTGGATGGAAGTGTTCTTCATGTTGATGTGGTGAGTATATCATCTAGCGTTTTGTCCAGCAGCAACACAAGTAGAGGTAATCGTGAGCCCAGAAGGAATAGTAGAAGATTGTTTTGGGATGCAGTTTCAAGGCGCAGTTCTAGAAGATATATTGGTTCTCCAACAATTCTGTTCTCAACAGATGATTCTGATGATATTGGATCCCGTGACAGATGCCTCCTTGACATCAGTAATGATTTTCTTGAAGATGGGGTTGGAGGTGATTCAGCTCACCTTGGAAGTGGAAATTACAACTTCCACGAAAGGAGACGGCATTCAAGATCTGAG ATATGGGAAAGAATTAATGGTGATATTGATGAAAGTGGTTGGCGAACTACCTACTGTCCATCTGGACTCCATGCTGAAGGTTCATGCTCATGTAGTTCATTCTTGATGACAGAGGAGCCTAGAACTCGTGCAAGTATATCACGAATAGTCATGCTTGCCGAAGCTCTTTTTGag GTTTTGGATGAAATTCATCGTCAACCTTTATCATTATCCCTCTCTATGGTGTCACTTCCAGCCCCTGAATCGGTTGTTGACTCTTTCCccctcaagaatcacaaaaagCCAGATGTAGCAGGAGAAGAAGATGCGGAACA GTGTTACATCTGTCTGGCTGAGTACGAGGAAGGGGATAAGATACGCGTTCTTCCGTGCCATCACGAATATCACATGTCATGCGTGGATAAATGGCTGAAAGAGATACATGG GGTATGCCCACTTTGTCGCGGAGATGTTCGTCAGAGCGGCCATGACTGTTCTGTATCCAACTCAGGAGCTGCTTCTCTTTAG
- the LOC119997391 gene encoding uncharacterized protein LOC119997391 isoform X1 produces the protein MGSGSSRLGSQPYPARVNRRNRSGIFSSLICGGSSSRGYQEMEVYPTEGLGNSEVHCYEVLNMIQNPRADSSSILGTVTGVTSSSSENGVPSDNETACGDALVENGFRNVEASNRGKNLSESKELVAPSLVSVDHCSDCHDCSRHSSTTDSISIKEQQSSDISCVNVMANKDAVGGIENSEGKSVSQIYPEVIHPTSSSEGHGSSCSGSSNGASVEDCVVQVTSSNSDSFPQIMDPPVAFHPQENESVREAIPSGLGYSGSNREQGQVDGSVLHVDVVSISSSVLSSSNTSRGNREPRRNSRRLFWDAVSRRSSRRYIGSPTILFSTDDSDDIGSRDRCLLDISNDFLEDGVGGDSAHLGSGNYNFHERRRHSRSEIWERINGDIDESGWRTTYCPSGLHAEGSCSCSSFLMTEEPRTRASISRIVMLAEALFEVLDEIHRQPLSLSLSMVSLPAPESVVDSFPLKNHKKPDVAGEEDAEQCYICLAEYEEGDKIRVLPCHHEYHMSCVDKWLKEIHGVCPLCRGDVRQSGHDCSVSNSGAASL, from the exons ATGGGTTCCGGTAGTAGTCGACTGGGATCGCAACCTTATCCGGCTCGGGTCAACCGAAGAAATCGGTCCGGtattttctcttctcttatCTGTGGCGGCTCGTCTTCTCGCGGTTATCAGGAG ATGGAGGTTTATCCAACTGAAGGCCTGGGGAATTCTGAAGTACATTGTTATGAAGTGCTCAATATGATCCAGAACCCTAGAGCAGACTCATCTTCTATATTGGGTACAGTAACTGGGGTTACTAGTTCCAGTTCTGAAAATGGAGTTCCATCTGACAACGAAACAGCTTGTGGAGATGCTCTGGTTGAAAATGGTTTTAGAAATGTTGAAGCGAGTAACCGAGGAAAGAACCTGTCTGAAAGTAAGGAATTAGTTGCTCCTAGCCTGGTAAGTGTTGATCATTGTAGTGATTGTCATGATTGTAGTAGGCATAGTAGCACTACAGATAGTATTTCAATTAAAGAGCAACAATCTTCAGACATTTCCTGTGTTAATGTCATGGCTAACAAGGATGCAGTTGGTGGCATTGAAAATTCAGAGGGCAAGAGTGTATCTCAGATCTATCCTGAGGTTATTCATCCGACTAGTTCTTCTGAAGGGCATGGCAGCTCATGTTCTGGATCTTCTAATGGGGCATCTGTTGAGGATTGCGTGGTACAGGTGACGAGTTCTAACTCTGATTCttttcctcaaattatggatccGCCAGTTGCTTTCCACCCGCAAGAAAATGAATCTGTTAGGGAGGCAATACCTTCAGGTCTAGGATACAGTGGCTCTAACAGGGAACAAGGTCAGGTGGATGGAAGTGTTCTTCATGTTGATGTGGTGAGTATATCATCTAGCGTTTTGTCCAGCAGCAACACAAGTAGAGGTAATCGTGAGCCCAGAAGGAATAGTAGAAGATTGTTTTGGGATGCAGTTTCAAGGCGCAGTTCTAGAAGATATATTGGTTCTCCAACAATTCTGTTCTCAACAGATGATTCTGATGATATTGGATCCCGTGACAGATGCCTCCTTGACATCAGTAATGATTTTCTTGAAGATGGGGTTGGAGGTGATTCAGCTCACCTTGGAAGTGGAAATTACAACTTCCACGAAAGGAGACGGCATTCAAGATCTGAG ATATGGGAAAGAATTAATGGTGATATTGATGAAAGTGGTTGGCGAACTACCTACTGTCCATCTGGACTCCATGCTGAAGGTTCATGCTCATGTAGTTCATTCTTGATGACAGAGGAGCCTAGAACTCGTGCAAGTATATCACGAATAGTCATGCTTGCCGAAGCTCTTTTTGag GTTTTGGATGAAATTCATCGTCAACCTTTATCATTATCCCTCTCTATGGTGTCACTTCCAGCCCCTGAATCGGTTGTTGACTCTTTCCccctcaagaatcacaaaaagCCAGATGTAGCAGGAGAAGAAGATGCGGAACA GTGTTACATCTGTCTGGCTGAGTACGAGGAAGGGGATAAGATACGCGTTCTTCCGTGCCATCACGAATATCACATGTCATGCGTGGATAAATGGCTGAAAGAGATACATGG GGTATGCCCACTTTGTCGCGGAGATGTTCGTCAGAGCGGCCATGACTGTTCTGTATCCAACTCAGGAGCTGCTTCTCTTTAG
- the LOC119997031 gene encoding uncharacterized protein LOC119997031: MIKGGDDDHEAADAVCEAQEGRLEEEEHDVEEAPVEVDPEAVHGVVEVGDGVGLVVEALEGVGLVVEALEGVGLVVEGGDGAGRVVEALEGVGLVVEGDGVGLVVEGGDGVVMAFFFLCS, from the exons ATGATCAAGGGTGGTGATGATGACCATGAGGCCGCGGATGCGGTTTGTGAGGCTCAGGAGGGCCgcctggaggaggaggagcatgaTGTAGAGGAGGCGCCGGTTGAGGTGGACCCGGAGGCGGTGCATGGGGTGGTGGAGGTTGGTGATGGTGTGGGTCTGGTGGTGGAGGCCCTGGAGGGCGTGGGTCTGGTG GTGGAGGCCCTGGAGGGTGTGGGTCTGGTGGTGGAGGGTGGTGATGGTGCGGGTCGGGTGGTGGAGGCCCTGGAGGGCGTGGGTCTGGTGGTGGAGGGGGATGGTGTGGGTCTGGTGGTGGAGGGTGGTGATGGCGTGGTgatggcatttttttttctttgctccTGA